The window TCAAGCGGCCCTTCAAGGGTTGACAGCTCATAATGCCACCCCTCCTGCATAAGTTTATAGGGCGTAAGGTCAGGGAAAAACACGGCATCAAGATATACATCAACAAGGTTGTAAAAATCCTGTAGATTCTGGCTTGCCACCGGGTAGCATGTCTTGTCAGGAAAGGTCATTGCGTTTAAAAAGGTCTGGAGTGAACTCTTCATCAACTCAACAAATGGCTCTTTTACAGGATATTTTCTGGAACCGCAGAGGACAGAATGCTCCAGTATATGTGGCAGCCCTGTTGAGTCATTTGGCGGGGTGCGGAATGTTATGCCAAATACCTTGTTTTCATCATCATTAACAAGCGAAAGGATCTCCGCACCTGTCTTTTTATGCCTGTAATAACAGGCAAGGGTGCTGATCTCTGGGATATCCTGTTTTTTTATTAATTCATAGTTGTTATTCATCATATATTTTTCAATAGCCTCGGAAAACTAGATTTTTTCAGTTCTTATTTTATAGGGCTAAAGCCTTTAAGGTCGCTCTACCAGTGCATTTGAAGGCCATAATCCTTATATTCATTAAATGAATTGTCTTTTGAGATAAGAATCCTTTTTTGCTGTATTGCCTGCCATATTAACAGGCGATCAAAGGCGTCACGATGACCCAGTCTGGGGAGTTTATAAAAGGTTGCGACCTCATCAGGGCTAATCTGTGCAATCTCAAAACCTGTTTTATTTGCAAAGCCAGGCAGGTCATCAGGTTTAATGCCTGAAAGATCCAGTTTGCCTATTGAATACTTGAGGGATATCTCCCAGAATGTAATCACACTGACAGCAATACTATTTTCCTGGGAAATGATTGTCTGGATAGTTGCTTTACTCAACTTATCAGGATTAAAGAGCGCCCACAAAAAGGCATGAGTATCAAGGATATATTTCATAAGGAAAGAAACTCATCATCACTTATTTTAAAATCTTTGTGAATATTGCAATTACCGATACCTTTTAAGATACCCAATTTTCTTTCAGGCTTATTTTTGTATTTAGCATATGGTATTAGTACTGCTATCTTTTCCTTTTTCTTGCCATAGCTGACAATTATCTCCCTGCCCTGCCGCAACTCTCCGATTATTTCTGAAAACCGGGATTTCATTTCACCAATAGAAAATGTCTCCATTGATATCCTCCATTTAGACCTGTTAAAACCTGAGTTAAGAATAGGTTTTTCTGGTCAACTTGTCAAGAATGATAAGGAGTAGCTTCCTGCTTGCCAAACAAAAAAGCCGGTTTTAAACCGGCTTTTTTAGAAAGTAAAGATTGTAAAAAAGTATCTTATGGATTTTGAGATTCTTGTGTCTCTTCACCAGCCTTCATGAAATCACCAAGATACATATTGACCATAACCTGTTTTGAATAGACAAGCTTGATTCTTTCAAGCAGGTCATCATCAGGTATGTCCTTTAACGCAGGATATCGGTCTTTTAGCTTTTTAAGGCCAAGGTTTGAATCAACCTTTGGGATCGGGAGCTTCATGTTTATTGCCTCCCCAAGGGTTTTATCCACCAACTCCCAGTTTTCATCCATATCACTCATCTTCTTCCAGTTATTATCTACAAGCCTCCATGCGTCGCCTGTCCACTTGTCTACCTTCATAGTAAGGGCTGCTGTCTTTTTTATTTCATACCTGGGGGCAAAATAATTGAAGAAAAAATAAGAGATAACAACACCAATAATGATCCCCAAAAACAGTGTTTTTTTTCCGTTTTTCATGAAGCTCTCTCCTGTTCTATATATTCCGGCAGAATCTCTTTAAGGGCTTGCCTTATGCCCTCACCATCCTGCTTTTCCATCAGGCTCTCCATTTTTTCAAGCCTTCCATTGAGTATGGTAAGGTCGCAGGAAGTGCCCTTTAAAACCATTATCTTCTTATGGGATGTATTTACTATCCCCTCGCCCTCTGTGATCAATTCCTCATAGAGCTTTTCACCGGGCCTTAAACCTACAAATTTGATATCTATATCCCTGTATGGTTCAAAACCGGAAAGACGTATCAGGTCTTCTGCCATTTCGGCTATTTTAATGGGCACACCCATATCAAGTATAAATATCTCGCCTCCATTACCCATTGAACCTGCCTGAAGTATAAGCTGGCACGCCTCAGGTATGGTCATAAAAAACCTGGTTATTTCACGATGTGTTACTGTTACAGGACCACCCTTTTCTATCTGCCTCTTAAATAGGGGGATTACACTCCCGACACTGCCTACCACATTCCCGAACCTTACAGTAATAAACTTTGTATCAGTGAGGTTGCATCCATTCTGCGCCTGGATCATCAGCTCAGCCACCCTTTTTGAGGAGCCCATAACATTTGCCGGCCTTACCGCCTTATCAGTGGATACAAAAACAAATCTCTCAACCCCTGCATTATTGGCAGCAGCAATCACATTCCTTGTTCCAAGTATGTTGTTACCGACTGCCTCCCAGGGATTATGCTCGAGCATGGGTACATGCTTATACGCAGCCGCGTGAAACACTACCTCAGGCATGGTATCTGTAAATGCCTTTTCAAGCTTACAGGTATCTGTAATATCAGCTAGCCTTGGGATAATGGTTACATTCGGGAAACGCTCTTTCAGCTCCAGATCAATCTCATAAAGCGGGCTTTCAGCACGTTCATAGAGCACAAGGCTTTCAGGCGAGAACCTGCATACCTGCCTGCACAGTTCAGAACCTATTGAACCGCCAGCACCTGTAATAAGCACCCTTTTACCCTTGAGGTAGGCACCTATCCTCTCCTCATCCAGCTTCACAGGCTCTCTGCCGATAAGGTCATTATATGAAACATCCCTTATGGCCTTAATCGTCACCTTACCATTGATAAGCTCACCCATGCCTGGGACAGTCTTATATGGCACACCGCTTTTTTCGCACAGTTTAACAATCTCCCGCATCTCCCTGGCAGCAATGGATGGCATGGCAATCAGTAGCTCCTGTGCCTCCATCTGCTCGACATAATAACCTATCTCATTCCTATTACCCAGCACAGGTATACCATGTATATGCCTGCTTGCCTTATTGGGGTCATCATCAATATAACCCATGATCCTGTATCCAAGATTCGGATTATCATGTATTTCACGGCTGATCTTTTCTGCGCAATCACCGGCGCCGATTATAATAAGCCTTTTACCCTTCCTGCCAGGTTTTACAAGGGCCTTTAAAAAATTGATACTCCTTACCCCTGCTGATTCATCACCTGCGCCTAACCAGTAATAGAGCCTTATAGCAACACGGCTACCAGCTACACAGAGGAGTGTAAGAACCCAGTCAATAATGAATATTGATCGCGAGAACCCTCCCAGCCTGTGTGTAAAAAAGGTAAGGAGTATAACAATCAGTGATGCAATACTGGCAGCCTTAAGGATAGAAAGCAGGTCTGCAAGGCTTGTATATCTCCACATACCCTCATAAAGATTAAAGAGGTAGAAGATTATAATTTTAGTAATTATAACAAAGGGAATAAAACGATGAAGTATTGATAATGAGCTTTCAGGTATAGCAAAGTTATACCTGAGCAAATGGGCAAAATACCAGGAAA is drawn from Desulfatiglans sp. and contains these coding sequences:
- a CDS encoding type II toxin-antitoxin system VapC family toxin — translated: MKYILDTHAFLWALFNPDKLSKATIQTIISQENSIAVSVITFWEISLKYSIGKLDLSGIKPDDLPGFANKTGFEIAQISPDEVATFYKLPRLGHRDAFDRLLIWQAIQQKRILISKDNSFNEYKDYGLQMHW
- a CDS encoding polysaccharide biosynthesis protein, translated to MPRFLYKNFFIIFLIDIILIGFSWYFAHLLRYNFAIPESSLSILHRFIPFVIITKIIIFYLFNLYEGMWRYTSLADLLSILKAASIASLIVILLTFFTHRLGGFSRSIFIIDWVLTLLCVAGSRVAIRLYYWLGAGDESAGVRSINFLKALVKPGRKGKRLIIIGAGDCAEKISREIHDNPNLGYRIMGYIDDDPNKASRHIHGIPVLGNRNEIGYYVEQMEAQELLIAMPSIAAREMREIVKLCEKSGVPYKTVPGMGELINGKVTIKAIRDVSYNDLIGREPVKLDEERIGAYLKGKRVLITGAGGSIGSELCRQVCRFSPESLVLYERAESPLYEIDLELKERFPNVTIIPRLADITDTCKLEKAFTDTMPEVVFHAAAYKHVPMLEHNPWEAVGNNILGTRNVIAAANNAGVERFVFVSTDKAVRPANVMGSSKRVAELMIQAQNGCNLTDTKFITVRFGNVVGSVGSVIPLFKRQIEKGGPVTVTHREITRFFMTIPEACQLILQAGSMGNGGEIFILDMGVPIKIAEMAEDLIRLSGFEPYRDIDIKFVGLRPGEKLYEELITEGEGIVNTSHKKIMVLKGTSCDLTILNGRLEKMESLMEKQDGEGIRQALKEILPEYIEQERAS
- a CDS encoding type II toxin-antitoxin system Phd/YefM family antitoxin — its product is METFSIGEMKSRFSEIIGELRQGREIIVSYGKKKEKIAVLIPYAKYKNKPERKLGILKGIGNCNIHKDFKISDDEFLSL